From Mus pahari chromosome 20, PAHARI_EIJ_v1.1, whole genome shotgun sequence, the proteins below share one genomic window:
- the Nutf2 gene encoding nuclear transport factor 2: protein MGDKPIWEQIGSSFIQHYYQLFDNDRTQLGAIYIDASCLTWEGQQFQGKAAIVEKLSSLPFQKIQHSITAQDHQPTPDSCIISMVVGQLKADEDPIMGFHQMFLLKNINDAWVCTNDMFRLALHNFG from the exons ATGGGAGACAAGCCAATTTGGGAGCAGATCGGATCCAGCTTTATTCAGCATTACTACCAGTTATTTGATAACGACAGGACCCAGCTAGGCGCAATTTAT ATTGATGCATCATGCCTTACGTGGGAAGGACAGCAGTTCCAGGGGAAAGCTGCCATTGTGGAAAAGCTATCT AGCCTTCCGTTCCAGAAAATTCAGCATAGCATCACGgcacaggaccaccagcctacaCCAGATAGCTGCATCATCAGCATGGTTGTGGGCCAGCTCAAG GCTGACGAAGATCCCATCATGGGTTTCCACCAGATGTTTCTATTAAAGAACATCAACGATGCTTGGGTTTGCACCAATGACATGTTCAGGCTTGCCCTGCACAACTTCGGCTGA
- the Thap11 gene encoding THAP domain-containing protein 11 has product MPGFTCCVPGCYNNSHRDKALHFYTFPKDAELRRLWLKNVSRAGVSGCFSTFQPTTGHRLCSVHFQGGRKTYTVRVPTIFPLRGVNERKVARRPAGAAAARRRQQQQQQQQQQQQQQQQQQQQQQQQQQPSPSSSTAQTTQLQPKLVSASAAVLLTLQAAVDSNQAPGSVVPVSTTPSGDDVKPIDLTVQVEFAAAEGAAAAAAASELEAATAGLEAAECTLGPQLVVVGEEGFPDTGSDHSYSLSSGTTEEELLRKLNEQRDILALMEVKMKEMKGSIRHLRLTEAKLREELREKDRLLAMAVIRKKHGM; this is encoded by the coding sequence atgcctggctttacgTGCTGCGTACCGGGCTGCTACAACAACTCACACCGGGACAAGGCGCTGCACTTCTACACGTTCCCCAAGGACGCTGAGCTGCGGCGCCTCTGGCTCAAGAACGTGTCCCGTGCTGGCGTCAGTGGGTGCTTCTCCACCTTCCAGCCCACCACGGGCCACCGTCTCTGCAGCGTCCACTTCCAGGGCGGCCGCAAGACCTACACGGTGCGTGTTCCCACCATTTTCCCGCTGCGTGGCGTCAACGAGCGCAAAGTAGCTCGGAGACCTGCGGGAGCTGCGGCAGCCCGCCgtaggcagcagcagcagcagcagcagcagcaacaacaacagcagcagcagcagcagcagcagcaacaacagcagcagcagcagccgtctccttcctcctccactgcCCAGACCACCCAGTTGCAGCCGAAACTGGTGTCTGCCTCTGCAGCCGTGCTTCTTACCCTTCAGGCAGCCGTAGACAGCAATCAGGCTCCGGGATCCGTGGTTCCCGTGTCCACGACTCCCTCGGGAGACGATGTGAAGCCCATCGACCTCACAGTGCAAGTCGAGTTTGCAGCTGCTGAAGGGGCAGCCGCAGCTGCCGCCGCCTCGGAGCTAGAGGCTGCTACAGCTGGGCTGGAGGCCGCCGAGTGCACCCTGGGCCCTCAGCTGGTGGTGGTAGGGGAAGAGGGCTTTCCTGACACTGGCTCCGACCACTCGTACTCCTTGTCGTCGGGTACCACGGAGGAGGAGCTCCTGCGCAAGCTGAACGAGCAGCGGGACATCTTGGCCCTGATGGAAGTGAagatgaaggagatgaagggtaGCATCCGCCATCTGCGTCTCACCGAGGCCAAGCTCCGTGAAGAACTTCGAGAGAAGGATCGTCTGCTTGCCATGGCTGTCATCCGTAAGAAGCACGGCATGTGA
- the Edc4 gene encoding enhancer of mRNA-decapping protein 4 isoform X2, giving the protein MASCASIDIEDATQHLRDILKLDRPAGGSNAESQRPSSAYNGDLNGLLVPDPLSSGDGNSTNKPGIRTMPPINLQEKQVICLSGDDSSTCIGILAKEVEIVASSDSSISSKARGSNKVKIQPVAKYDWEQKYYYGNLIAVSNSFLAYAIRAANNGSAMVRVISVSTSERTLLKGFTGSVADLAFAHLNSPQLACLDEAGNLFVWRLALVKGKIQEEILVHIRQPEGTALNHFRRIIWCPFIPEESEDCCEESSPTVALLHEDRAEVWDLDMLRSSHNTWPVDVSQIKQGFIVVKGHSTCLSEGALSPDGTVLATASHDGFVKFWQIYIEGQDEPRCLHEWKPHDGRPLSCLLFCDNHKKQDPEVPFWRFLITGADQNRELKMWCTVSWTCLQTIRFSPDIFSSVSVPPSLKVCLDLSAEYLILSDVQRKVLYVMELLQNQDEGRACFSSISEFLLTHPVLSFGIQVVSRCRLRHTEVLPAEEENDSLGTESSHGAGALESAAGVLIKLFCVHTKALQDVQIRFQPQLNPDVVTPLSTHTAHEDFTFGESRPELGSEGLASAAHGSQPDLRRIVELPAPADFLSLSSETKPKLMTPDAFMTPTASLQQISASPSSSSSSSSSSSSSSSSSSSSLTAVSAVSSSSAMDPSLPRPPEELTLSPKLQLDGSLTINSSSSLQASPRSLLPGLLPGPADKLISKGPGQVSTAASALSLDLQEVEPLGLPQASPSRTRSPDVISSASTALSQDIPEIASEALSRGFGSSVPEGLIEPDSMASAASALHLLSPRPRQGPELSSQLGLDGSPGDGDRHGTPSLLEAALTQEVATSDSQVWPTAPDITRETCSTLTESPRNGLQEKHKSLAFHRPPYHLLQQHDSQDTSAEQSDHDDEVASLASASGGFGSKIPPPRLTSKDWKTKGSPRTSPKLKRKSKKDDGDSAVGSRLTEQQVAEPPEDWPALIWQQQRELAELWHNQEELLQRLCAQLEGLQSTVTDHVERALETRHEQEQRRLERALAEGQQRGGQLQEQLTQQLSQALSSAVAGRLERSVRDEIKKTVPPCVSRSLEPVAGQLSNSVATKLTAVEGSMRESISKLLKSKNLTDAIARAAADTLQGPMQAAYREAFQSVVLPAFEKSCQAMFQQINDSFRLGTQEYLQQLESHMKSRKAREQEAREPVLAQLRGLVSTLQSATEQMAATVSSSVRAEVQHQLHVAVGSLQESILAQVQRIVKGEVSVALKEQQATVTSSIMQAMRSAAGTPVPSAHLDCQAQQAHILQLLQQGHLNQAFQQALTAADLNLVLYVCETVDPAQVFGQPPCPLSQPVLLSLIQQLASDLGTRSDLKLSYLEEAVMHLDHSDPITRDHMGSVMAQVRQKLFQFLQADPHNSLGKAARRLSLMLHGLVTPSLP; this is encoded by the exons ATGGCCTCCTGCGCGAGCATCGACATTGAGGACGCCACGCAGCATCTGCGGGACATCCTCAAACTGGACCGGCCCGCCGGAG GTTCCAATGCCGAAAGCCAAAGGCCATCCAGTGCCTACAATGGAGACCTCAATGGGCTCCTGGTCCCTGACCCGCTCAGTTCAGGTGATGGTAACTCAACAAACAAACCTGGTATACGGACAATGCCACCCATTAACCTGCAGGAGAAGCAGGTCAT TTGCCTCTCTGGAGATGACAGCTCCACCTGCATTGGGATTTTGGCCAAGGAAGTGGAAATTGTGGCCAGCAGTGATTCTAGCATTTCCAGCAAGGCTCGGGGGAGCAACAAG GTGAAAATCCAGCCTGTCGCCAAGTATGACTGGGAGCAGAAATACTACTATGGCAACCTGATTGCAGTGTCTAACTCCTTCTTGGCATATGCCATTAGGG CTGCCAACAACGGCTCGGCAATGGTCCGTGTGATCAGTGTCAGTACTTCGGAGCGGACCCTGCTCAAGGGCTTCACAGGCAGTGTGGCTGATCTTGCTTTTGCACACCTCAACTCTCCACAGCTCGCCTGCCTGGATGAGGCTGGCAATCTTTTTGTGTGGCGCTTGGCTCTGGTCAAGGGTAAAATTCA AGAAGAGATTTTAGTCCATATCCGGCAGCCAGAGGGTACAGCGCTGAACCACTTCCGAAGGATCATCTGGTGCCCTTTCATCCCCGAGGAGAGTGAGGACTGTTGTGAGGAGAGCAGCCCGACAGTGGCCCTGCTGCATGAGGACCGG GCTGAGGTGTGGGACTTGGATATGCTTCGCTCCAGCCACAACACCTGGCCTGTGGATGTCAGCCAAATCAAGCAGGGCTTTATTGTGGTTAAAGGCCATAGCACG TGCCTAAGTGAAGGAGCCCTCTCCCCTGATGGGACTGTCCTGGCTACCGCAAGCCATGATGGCTTTGTCAAGTTCTGGCAGATCTATATTGAAGGTCAGGATGAGCCAAG GTGTCTGCATGAGTGGAAGCCTCATGATGGGCGGCCTCTTTCTTgcctcctgttctgtgataaccaTAAGAAACAGGATCCTGA GGTCCCGTTCTGGAGGTTCCTCATTACCGGCGCTGACCAGAATCGAGAGCTGAAGATGTGGTGCACAGTGTCCTGGACCTGCCTGCAAACCATTCG ATTCTCCCCAGATATCTTCAGCTCAGTGAGTGTGCCTCCCAGCCTCAAAGTTTGCCTGGACCTCTCAGCAGAGTATTTGATTCTTAGTGATGTGCAACGAAAG GTCCTCTACGTGATGGAGCTGCTGCAGAACCAGGACGAGGGCCGCGCATGCTTCAGTTCCATCTCTGAGTTCCTGCTCACTCACCCTGTGCTGAGCTTTGGCATCCAGGTTGTGAGTCGCTGCCGGCTACGGCACACTGAGGTCCTGCCTGCAGAGGAGGAGAATGATAGTCTGGGGACCG AGAGTTCCCATGGAGCTGGTGCCTTGGAATCCGCAGCTGGTGTGCTCATCAAGCTCTTTTGTGTGCACACTAA GGCACTACAAGACGTGCAGATCCGCTTCCAGCCACAGCTGAACCCTGACGTGGTAACTCCACTCTCTACCCACACTGCCCACGAGGACTTCA CATTTGGAGAGTCTCGACCTGAACTAGGCTCCGAGGGGCTAGCTTCAGCTGCCCATGGTTCTCAGCCTGACCTGCGGCGCATTGTGGAACTGCCTGCTCCTGCAGACTTCCTCAGTCTGAGCAGCGAGACCAAGCCTAAGTTGATGACACCTGATGCTTTCATGACACCCACTGCCTCCCTGCAGCAG ATCTCTGCATCCcctagtagcagcagcagcagcagcagcagcagcagcagcagcagcagcagcagcagcagctctctaACAGCTGTGTCTGCTGTGAGCAGCTCCTCAGCCATGGACCCCTCCTTGCCCAG GCCACCTGAGGAGCTGACCTTGAGCCCCAAGCTGCAGCTAGATGGCAGCCTGACtataaacagcagcagcagcctgcagGCAAGCCCTCGAAGCCTCCTTCCGGGCCTGCTCCCAGGCCCAGCTGACAAGTTGATTTCCAAGGGACCTGGtcag GTATCCACTGCTGCCTCTGCACTGTCCTTGGATTTGCAGGAAGTGGAGCCATTAGGGCTACCCCAGGCCTCCCCAAGTCGAACTCGTTCTCCTGATGTGATCTCCTCAGCATCCACTGCCCTGTCCCAGGACATTCCTGAAATCGCATCTGAGGCCCTGTCCCGTGGCTTCGGCTCCTCTGTTCCTGAGGGCCTCATTGAGCCAGACAGCATGGCCTCAGCTGCCTCAGCACTACACTTACTCTCTCCTCGGCCCAGGCAAGGCCCTGAGCTCAGCTCTCAGCTTGGTCTGGATGGAAGCCCTGGGGATGGGGATAGGCATGGCACCCCTTCCCTACTGGAAGCAGCCCTGACCCAGGAAGTTGCAACCTCTGACAGTCAGGTCTGGCCTACGGCACCTGACATTACTCGTGAGACCTGCAGCACACTGACGGAAAG CCCCAGGAATGGCCTCCAGGAAAAGCACAAAAGCCTGGCTTTCCACAGGCCACCTTATCACCTGCTGCAGCAGCATGACAGTCAGGACACCAGTGCTGAGCAAAG TGACCATGATGATGAGGTTGCcagccttgcctctgcctcaggaggtTTTGGCAGCAAAATTCCTCCTCCTCGGCTGACTTCCAAGGATTGGAAGACCAAGGGATCCCCTCGGACGTCACCTAAGctcaagagaaaaagcaagaaggatgATGG GGATTCAGCTGTGGGATCCCGGCTGACAGAGCAACAG GTGGCGGAGCCCCCTGAAGACTGGCCAGCACTAATTTGGCAGCAGCAAAGAGAGCTGGCAGAGCTATGGCACAACCAAGAAGAGCTGCTACAGCGTCTCTGTGCCCAGCTTGAAGGTCTTCAGAGTACTGTCACAGACCATGTAGAGCGTGCCCTGGAGACGCGGCATGAGCAGGAGC AACGGCGGCTGGAGCGGGCACTGGCTGAGGGGCAGCAACGGGGTGGGCAGCTGCAGGAGCAGTTGACGCAGCAGCTATCCCAGGCGTTGTCTTCAGCTGTGGCTGGGCGGCTAGAGCGCAGCGTCAGGGATGAGATCAAGAAAACAGTTCCTCCGT GTGTCTCCAGAAGTCTGGAGCCTGTTGCAGGCCAGCTAAGCAACTCAGTGGCTACCAAGCTTACAGCTGTGGAAGGCAGCATGAGAGAGAGCATCTCGAAGCTCCTCAAATCCAAG AACTTAACAGATGCCATTGCCCGAGCAGCTGCAGACACGTTACAGGGACCAATGCAGGCTGCCTACCGGGAAGCCTTCCAGAGTGTGGTACTGCCAGCTTTTGAGAAGAGTTGCCAGGCTATGTTCCAGCAAATCAATGACAGCTTTAGACTGGGCACTCAGGAAT ATCTGCAGCAGCTGGAGAGTCACATGAAGAGCCGGAAGGCCCGTGAGCAAGAAGCTAGGGAGCCTGTTCTGGCCCAGCTTCGGGGCCTGGTCAGCACACTGCAGAGTGCCACTGAGCAGATGGCGGCCACTGTGTCTAGCAGTGTTCGCGCCGAGGTGCAACACCAGCTGCATGTGGCTGTAGGCAG cttgcaggagtcaatCTTAGCACAAGTACAACGCATTGTCAAGGGTGAAGTGAGTGTGGCACTTAAGGAGCAGCAGGCCACCGTCACTTCCAGCATCATGCAGGCTATGCGTTCAGCTGCTGGCACACCTGTCCCTTCTGCCCACCTTGACTGCCAGGCCCAACAAGCCCATATCTTGCAGTTACTGCAGCAGGGCCACCTCAATCAGGCCTTCCAGCAG GCGCTGACTGCTGCTGATCTCAACCTggtgctgtatgtgtgtgaaacTGTGGACCCAGCCCAGGTTTTTGGGCAGCCGCCCTGTCCACTCTCCCAGCCTGTTCTCCTTTCCCTAATCCAGCAGCTAGCATCTGACCTTGGAACTAGAAGTGACCTCAAGCTCAG CTACTTGGAAGAGGCTGTGATGCACCTGGACCACAGTGATCCCATCACTCGAGACCACATGGGCTCTGTCATGGCTCAGGTGCGCCAGAAGCTCTTCCAGTTCCTGCAGGCTGATCCACACAATTCACTTGGCAAAGCTGCCCGCCGCCTCAGCCTAATGTTACACGGCCTTGTGACCCCTAGCCTCCCTTAG
- the Edc4 gene encoding enhancer of mRNA-decapping protein 4 isoform X1, which translates to MASCASIDIEDATQHLRDILKLDRPAGGSNAESQRPSSAYNGDLNGLLVPDPLSSGDGNSTNKPGIRTMPPINLQEKQVICLSGDDSSTCIGILAKEVEIVASSDSSISSKARGSNKVKIQPVAKYDWEQKYYYGNLIAVSNSFLAYAIRAANNGSAMVRVISVSTSERTLLKGFTGSVADLAFAHLNSPQLACLDEAGNLFVWRLALVKGKIQEEILVHIRQPEGTALNHFRRIIWCPFIPEESEDCCEESSPTVALLHEDRAEVWDLDMLRSSHNTWPVDVSQIKQGFIVVKGHSTCLSEGALSPDGTVLATASHDGFVKFWQIYIEGQDEPRCLHEWKPHDGRPLSCLLFCDNHKKQDPEVPFWRFLITGADQNRELKMWCTVSWTCLQTIRFSPDIFSSVSVPPSLKVCLDLSAEYLILSDVQRKVLYVMELLQNQDEGRACFSSISEFLLTHPVLSFGIQVVSRCRLRHTEVLPAEEENDSLGTESSHGAGALESAAGVLIKLFCVHTKALQDVQIRFQPQLNPDVVTPLSTHTAHEDFTAFGESRPELGSEGLASAAHGSQPDLRRIVELPAPADFLSLSSETKPKLMTPDAFMTPTASLQQISASPSSSSSSSSSSSSSSSSSSSSLTAVSAVSSSSAMDPSLPRPPEELTLSPKLQLDGSLTINSSSSLQASPRSLLPGLLPGPADKLISKGPGQVSTAASALSLDLQEVEPLGLPQASPSRTRSPDVISSASTALSQDIPEIASEALSRGFGSSVPEGLIEPDSMASAASALHLLSPRPRQGPELSSQLGLDGSPGDGDRHGTPSLLEAALTQEVATSDSQVWPTAPDITRETCSTLTESPRNGLQEKHKSLAFHRPPYHLLQQHDSQDTSAEQSDHDDEVASLASASGGFGSKIPPPRLTSKDWKTKGSPRTSPKLKRKSKKDDGDSAVGSRLTEQQVAEPPEDWPALIWQQQRELAELWHNQEELLQRLCAQLEGLQSTVTDHVERALETRHEQEQRRLERALAEGQQRGGQLQEQLTQQLSQALSSAVAGRLERSVRDEIKKTVPPCVSRSLEPVAGQLSNSVATKLTAVEGSMRESISKLLKSKNLTDAIARAAADTLQGPMQAAYREAFQSVVLPAFEKSCQAMFQQINDSFRLGTQEYLQQLESHMKSRKAREQEAREPVLAQLRGLVSTLQSATEQMAATVSSSVRAEVQHQLHVAVGSLQESILAQVQRIVKGEVSVALKEQQATVTSSIMQAMRSAAGTPVPSAHLDCQAQQAHILQLLQQGHLNQAFQQALTAADLNLVLYVCETVDPAQVFGQPPCPLSQPVLLSLIQQLASDLGTRSDLKLSYLEEAVMHLDHSDPITRDHMGSVMAQVRQKLFQFLQADPHNSLGKAARRLSLMLHGLVTPSLP; encoded by the exons ATGGCCTCCTGCGCGAGCATCGACATTGAGGACGCCACGCAGCATCTGCGGGACATCCTCAAACTGGACCGGCCCGCCGGAG GTTCCAATGCCGAAAGCCAAAGGCCATCCAGTGCCTACAATGGAGACCTCAATGGGCTCCTGGTCCCTGACCCGCTCAGTTCAGGTGATGGTAACTCAACAAACAAACCTGGTATACGGACAATGCCACCCATTAACCTGCAGGAGAAGCAGGTCAT TTGCCTCTCTGGAGATGACAGCTCCACCTGCATTGGGATTTTGGCCAAGGAAGTGGAAATTGTGGCCAGCAGTGATTCTAGCATTTCCAGCAAGGCTCGGGGGAGCAACAAG GTGAAAATCCAGCCTGTCGCCAAGTATGACTGGGAGCAGAAATACTACTATGGCAACCTGATTGCAGTGTCTAACTCCTTCTTGGCATATGCCATTAGGG CTGCCAACAACGGCTCGGCAATGGTCCGTGTGATCAGTGTCAGTACTTCGGAGCGGACCCTGCTCAAGGGCTTCACAGGCAGTGTGGCTGATCTTGCTTTTGCACACCTCAACTCTCCACAGCTCGCCTGCCTGGATGAGGCTGGCAATCTTTTTGTGTGGCGCTTGGCTCTGGTCAAGGGTAAAATTCA AGAAGAGATTTTAGTCCATATCCGGCAGCCAGAGGGTACAGCGCTGAACCACTTCCGAAGGATCATCTGGTGCCCTTTCATCCCCGAGGAGAGTGAGGACTGTTGTGAGGAGAGCAGCCCGACAGTGGCCCTGCTGCATGAGGACCGG GCTGAGGTGTGGGACTTGGATATGCTTCGCTCCAGCCACAACACCTGGCCTGTGGATGTCAGCCAAATCAAGCAGGGCTTTATTGTGGTTAAAGGCCATAGCACG TGCCTAAGTGAAGGAGCCCTCTCCCCTGATGGGACTGTCCTGGCTACCGCAAGCCATGATGGCTTTGTCAAGTTCTGGCAGATCTATATTGAAGGTCAGGATGAGCCAAG GTGTCTGCATGAGTGGAAGCCTCATGATGGGCGGCCTCTTTCTTgcctcctgttctgtgataaccaTAAGAAACAGGATCCTGA GGTCCCGTTCTGGAGGTTCCTCATTACCGGCGCTGACCAGAATCGAGAGCTGAAGATGTGGTGCACAGTGTCCTGGACCTGCCTGCAAACCATTCG ATTCTCCCCAGATATCTTCAGCTCAGTGAGTGTGCCTCCCAGCCTCAAAGTTTGCCTGGACCTCTCAGCAGAGTATTTGATTCTTAGTGATGTGCAACGAAAG GTCCTCTACGTGATGGAGCTGCTGCAGAACCAGGACGAGGGCCGCGCATGCTTCAGTTCCATCTCTGAGTTCCTGCTCACTCACCCTGTGCTGAGCTTTGGCATCCAGGTTGTGAGTCGCTGCCGGCTACGGCACACTGAGGTCCTGCCTGCAGAGGAGGAGAATGATAGTCTGGGGACCG AGAGTTCCCATGGAGCTGGTGCCTTGGAATCCGCAGCTGGTGTGCTCATCAAGCTCTTTTGTGTGCACACTAA GGCACTACAAGACGTGCAGATCCGCTTCCAGCCACAGCTGAACCCTGACGTGGTAACTCCACTCTCTACCCACACTGCCCACGAGGACTTCA CAGCATTTGGAGAGTCTCGACCTGAACTAGGCTCCGAGGGGCTAGCTTCAGCTGCCCATGGTTCTCAGCCTGACCTGCGGCGCATTGTGGAACTGCCTGCTCCTGCAGACTTCCTCAGTCTGAGCAGCGAGACCAAGCCTAAGTTGATGACACCTGATGCTTTCATGACACCCACTGCCTCCCTGCAGCAG ATCTCTGCATCCcctagtagcagcagcagcagcagcagcagcagcagcagcagcagcagcagcagcagcagctctctaACAGCTGTGTCTGCTGTGAGCAGCTCCTCAGCCATGGACCCCTCCTTGCCCAG GCCACCTGAGGAGCTGACCTTGAGCCCCAAGCTGCAGCTAGATGGCAGCCTGACtataaacagcagcagcagcctgcagGCAAGCCCTCGAAGCCTCCTTCCGGGCCTGCTCCCAGGCCCAGCTGACAAGTTGATTTCCAAGGGACCTGGtcag GTATCCACTGCTGCCTCTGCACTGTCCTTGGATTTGCAGGAAGTGGAGCCATTAGGGCTACCCCAGGCCTCCCCAAGTCGAACTCGTTCTCCTGATGTGATCTCCTCAGCATCCACTGCCCTGTCCCAGGACATTCCTGAAATCGCATCTGAGGCCCTGTCCCGTGGCTTCGGCTCCTCTGTTCCTGAGGGCCTCATTGAGCCAGACAGCATGGCCTCAGCTGCCTCAGCACTACACTTACTCTCTCCTCGGCCCAGGCAAGGCCCTGAGCTCAGCTCTCAGCTTGGTCTGGATGGAAGCCCTGGGGATGGGGATAGGCATGGCACCCCTTCCCTACTGGAAGCAGCCCTGACCCAGGAAGTTGCAACCTCTGACAGTCAGGTCTGGCCTACGGCACCTGACATTACTCGTGAGACCTGCAGCACACTGACGGAAAG CCCCAGGAATGGCCTCCAGGAAAAGCACAAAAGCCTGGCTTTCCACAGGCCACCTTATCACCTGCTGCAGCAGCATGACAGTCAGGACACCAGTGCTGAGCAAAG TGACCATGATGATGAGGTTGCcagccttgcctctgcctcaggaggtTTTGGCAGCAAAATTCCTCCTCCTCGGCTGACTTCCAAGGATTGGAAGACCAAGGGATCCCCTCGGACGTCACCTAAGctcaagagaaaaagcaagaaggatgATGG GGATTCAGCTGTGGGATCCCGGCTGACAGAGCAACAG GTGGCGGAGCCCCCTGAAGACTGGCCAGCACTAATTTGGCAGCAGCAAAGAGAGCTGGCAGAGCTATGGCACAACCAAGAAGAGCTGCTACAGCGTCTCTGTGCCCAGCTTGAAGGTCTTCAGAGTACTGTCACAGACCATGTAGAGCGTGCCCTGGAGACGCGGCATGAGCAGGAGC AACGGCGGCTGGAGCGGGCACTGGCTGAGGGGCAGCAACGGGGTGGGCAGCTGCAGGAGCAGTTGACGCAGCAGCTATCCCAGGCGTTGTCTTCAGCTGTGGCTGGGCGGCTAGAGCGCAGCGTCAGGGATGAGATCAAGAAAACAGTTCCTCCGT GTGTCTCCAGAAGTCTGGAGCCTGTTGCAGGCCAGCTAAGCAACTCAGTGGCTACCAAGCTTACAGCTGTGGAAGGCAGCATGAGAGAGAGCATCTCGAAGCTCCTCAAATCCAAG AACTTAACAGATGCCATTGCCCGAGCAGCTGCAGACACGTTACAGGGACCAATGCAGGCTGCCTACCGGGAAGCCTTCCAGAGTGTGGTACTGCCAGCTTTTGAGAAGAGTTGCCAGGCTATGTTCCAGCAAATCAATGACAGCTTTAGACTGGGCACTCAGGAAT ATCTGCAGCAGCTGGAGAGTCACATGAAGAGCCGGAAGGCCCGTGAGCAAGAAGCTAGGGAGCCTGTTCTGGCCCAGCTTCGGGGCCTGGTCAGCACACTGCAGAGTGCCACTGAGCAGATGGCGGCCACTGTGTCTAGCAGTGTTCGCGCCGAGGTGCAACACCAGCTGCATGTGGCTGTAGGCAG cttgcaggagtcaatCTTAGCACAAGTACAACGCATTGTCAAGGGTGAAGTGAGTGTGGCACTTAAGGAGCAGCAGGCCACCGTCACTTCCAGCATCATGCAGGCTATGCGTTCAGCTGCTGGCACACCTGTCCCTTCTGCCCACCTTGACTGCCAGGCCCAACAAGCCCATATCTTGCAGTTACTGCAGCAGGGCCACCTCAATCAGGCCTTCCAGCAG GCGCTGACTGCTGCTGATCTCAACCTggtgctgtatgtgtgtgaaacTGTGGACCCAGCCCAGGTTTTTGGGCAGCCGCCCTGTCCACTCTCCCAGCCTGTTCTCCTTTCCCTAATCCAGCAGCTAGCATCTGACCTTGGAACTAGAAGTGACCTCAAGCTCAG CTACTTGGAAGAGGCTGTGATGCACCTGGACCACAGTGATCCCATCACTCGAGACCACATGGGCTCTGTCATGGCTCAGGTGCGCCAGAAGCTCTTCCAGTTCCTGCAGGCTGATCCACACAATTCACTTGGCAAAGCTGCCCGCCGCCTCAGCCTAATGTTACACGGCCTTGTGACCCCTAGCCTCCCTTAG